Proteins found in one Neomonachus schauinslandi chromosome 1, ASM220157v2, whole genome shotgun sequence genomic segment:
- the TUSC2 gene encoding tumor suppressor candidate 2, protein MGASGSKARGLWPFASAAGGGGPESAVAEQALVRPRGRVVPPFVFTRRGSMFYDEDGDLAHEFYEETIVTKNGQKRAKLRRVHKNLIPQGIVKLDPPRIHVDFPVILYEV, encoded by the exons ATGGGCGCCAGCGGCTCCAAAGCTCGGGGCCTGTGGCCCTTCGCCTCGGCGGCGGGGGGCGGAGGCCCGGAGTCGGCAGTCGCTGAGCAAGCTTTGGTGCGTCCGCGAGGCCGAGTCGTGCCCCCCTTCGTATTCACGCGCCGCGG CTCCATGTTCTATGATGAGGATGGGGATCTGGCTCACGAGTTCTACGAGGAGACAATCGTCACCAAGAACGGGCAGAAGCGGGCCAAGCTGAGGCGGGTGCATAAGAACCTGATTCCTCAG GGCATCGTGAAGCTGGATCCTCCCCGCATCCACGTGGATTTTCCTGTGATCCTCTATGAGGTGTGA
- the RASSF1 gene encoding ras association domain-containing protein 1 isoform X5 yields MSLNKDGSYTGFIKVQLKLVRPVSVPSSKKPPSLQDARRGPGRGTAVRRRTSFYLPKDAVKHLHVLSRTRAREVIEALLRKFLVVDDPRKFALFERAERHGQVYLRKLSDDEQPLRLRLLAGPSEKALSFVLKENDSGEVNWHAFSLPELHNFLRILQREEEEHLRQILQKYSYCRQKIQEALHACPLG; encoded by the exons ATGAGCCTG AACAAGGATGGCTCCTACACAGGCTTCATCAAGGTTCAACTGAAGCTGGTGCGCCCTGTCTCAGTGCCCTCCAGCAAGAAGCCACCCTCCTTGCAGGATGCCAGGCGGGGCCCAGGGCGGGGCACTGCTGTGAGGCGCCGTACCTCCTTCTACCTGCCCAAAGATGCTGTCAAGCACCTGCATGTGTTGTCACGCACGCGGGCACGTGAGGTCATTGAGGCCCTACTTCGCAAATTCTTGGTGGTGGATGACCCCCGCAAGTTTGCCCTCTTTGAGCGGGCTGAACGCCATGGCCAAG TGTACCTCCGGAAGCTGTCGGATGATGAGCAGCCCCTGCGGCTGCGGCTCCTTGCAGGGCCTAGCGAGAAGGCCCTAAGCTTTGTCCTCAAGGAGAATGACTCTGGGGAGGTGAAT TGGCATGCCTTCAGCCTGCCTGAGCTACACAACTTCCTGCGCATCCTGCAGCGGGAGGAAGAGGAACACCTCCGCCAGATCCTGCAAAAGTACTCCTATTGCCGTCAGAAGATCCAGGAGGCCCTGCACGCCTGCCCCCTGGGGTGA